A single Actinomycetota bacterium DNA region contains:
- a CDS encoding V-type ATP synthase subunit E, with product MPIEKIIERIKSDAEKDASYIRDEAKAKADEILESAGREAESIKSKILATAQAQAEEEKKRILSLARLESRNSILSQKQDAVGSAFKGALDKLLSLPSKEYQELLKKMIVNAATTGEEEIILSPRDRERITNNFVEEVNSILVKQGKKGNLKLAEETRDIRGGFILRSDKIEANNSFPALLETLREEIEPQVLKILFGEVESSRLKGEGRGAKGRR from the coding sequence ATGCCCATAGAGAAAATAATCGAACGAATCAAAAGCGATGCTGAAAAAGACGCCAGCTACATAAGGGATGAGGCGAAGGCGAAGGCGGATGAGATCCTGGAGTCGGCGGGAAGGGAAGCTGAATCCATAAAATCTAAAATTCTTGCCACCGCTCAGGCTCAGGCTGAGGAGGAGAAGAAAAGGATATTATCTCTGGCTCGGCTGGAATCGCGCAATTCCATCCTCTCTCAAAAACAAGATGCTGTGGGATCTGCCTTTAAAGGAGCTTTGGACAAACTCTTATCTCTCCCATCCAAGGAATATCAAGAGCTGTTGAAAAAAATGATAGTAAATGCAGCGACAACGGGAGAGGAGGAAATCATCCTCTCACCCCGCGATAGGGAGCGAATCACCAACAATTTTGTGGAAGAGGTAAATTCTATCTTAGTTAAACAAGGCAAGAAGGGCAACTTAAAATTAGCTGAGGAAACGAGGGATATAAGAGGTGGTTTTATCCTTAGGTCGGATAAAATCGAGGCGAATAACTCTTTCCCTGCACTGCTCGAAACACTGAGAGAGGAAATAGAGCCCCAAGTATTAAAAATACTCTTTGGAGAGGTTGAAAGTTCAAGGTTGAAGGGCGAAGGACGAGGGGCGAAGGGACGAAGGTGA
- a CDS encoding V-type ATP synthase subunit C, whose product MRLKAFIDPIKYGVATGRIKVLENKLFTRHRVERLVEADDFSDQLRILAETDYGGFFENVRTIDDIEEALHKYLAKVYDFLNELTRERNIISFFRLRYDFHNLKVILKTKYKQETREHIWSHLGLLDVPRARDLIEQGMVDELPEVYRQAVKEAMHRFEEERDSQQIDIVLDGELYKLLHGLAVSQRNDFLQDLVKIFIDLGNIKTFLRAKNLGRKKDFISQALFDNGSIDREIFIALYEEPLDSLLERLKNTPHAELLRAVFREEKKVDLSTFDKLVDNFVLNHAKKAKYVPVGLEPIVGYILAKESEVNMVRVILTGRLNNVPRDKIRERIRDLYV is encoded by the coding sequence GTGAGGTTAAAAGCTTTTATTGATCCAATAAAATATGGTGTCGCCACTGGGAGGATAAAGGTACTTGAGAATAAACTATTCACTCGCCATAGGGTGGAGAGGTTGGTGGAGGCGGATGATTTCTCCGACCAGTTGCGGATATTGGCGGAGACCGATTATGGGGGATTCTTTGAGAACGTGCGGACGATTGACGATATCGAAGAGGCTCTCCATAAGTATTTGGCTAAAGTTTACGATTTTTTGAATGAGTTAACTCGCGAGCGCAATATAATCTCATTCTTTCGGCTGAGATATGATTTCCACAATTTAAAAGTCATCCTTAAGACCAAGTATAAGCAGGAAACTAGAGAGCATATCTGGTCCCATCTGGGACTCCTGGATGTGCCAAGAGCGAGGGATTTAATCGAGCAGGGAATGGTGGATGAATTACCTGAAGTTTACCGCCAAGCCGTAAAAGAGGCCATGCATCGGTTCGAAGAGGAAAGGGATTCTCAGCAAATCGACATCGTCCTGGATGGGGAGCTTTATAAACTGTTGCATGGGTTGGCCGTCTCGCAAAGAAATGATTTTCTACAGGATTTGGTCAAAATATTTATAGACCTGGGGAATATCAAAACTTTCTTAAGAGCCAAAAACCTGGGGAGGAAGAAGGATTTTATTTCCCAAGCTCTGTTCGATAATGGTTCAATCGACAGGGAAATATTCATCGCCCTTTATGAGGAACCCTTAGATAGTTTACTAGAGCGGTTGAAGAATACTCCCCACGCTGAGCTCTTGAGAGCAGTATTCAGGGAGGAAAAGAAGGTTGATTTGTCCACTTTCGATAAATTGGTTGATAATTTCGTTTTGAATCACGCCAAGAAGGCGAAATATGTCCCCGTGGGTTTGGAGCCGATTGTAGGTTACATCTTAGCCAAGGAGAGTGAGGTAAATATGGTGAGGGTAATCCTCACCGGAAGGCTAAATAATGTGCCCAGGGATAAAATAAGGGAAAGGATTCGAGACCTATATGTCTAA